In the Paenibacillus pabuli genome, one interval contains:
- a CDS encoding endo-1,4-beta-xylanase, protein MRKSFKQVVSGLLAVALLLPGGLTAPTVSAADPVASNSQIVYQETFQNGQGKATQSGDAQLEAATGMPFEGNDDGAALKVSNRSNNWDGVDLAFTDLGLTNGKEYSVTASVYVDTDINPPAAGKAVLEVVTNKGVSGSEGYTEISSSDFIAGQGITLSAPLSVTSVDKTALRIKSDDTGKGVQFYIGDITITQAETPSETAPEIVDKTGITADFESGLDGFKARNGRETVVLSQGDNHTPDGKQSLLVTTTTQYDAALVDATGKMAKNHEYELSAWVKMAPGEAPTTLRISVQYADSGFANVSQNATVTDQEWVHLTGKYTLTTTPSVLNAYIETANDDGGNRTFFLDDFALKYVGPVTAAPPIQESLPDLKEVYKDEFLIGNIVNPSTFDETRLKLLTKHHNVVTFENDMKPDYAYNADREFDFTAEDALVQRVQDAGLDLHGHVLVWHAQSPTWLHTAANGEPLSREEALKNLRTHVKTVVEHFGDQVISWDVVNEAMNDNPANPQDWKNALRNSGWLQAIGPDFLEEAFLAAKEVIDENGWDIKLYYNDYNDDNQNKSTAIYSMVKEINEKYAADHPGEKLIDGIGMQAHYNLGTRLDNVKMSLERFISLGVEVSVTELDIMAGTNSAITEKEAKQQAYLYAQLMDLYKKNSEHIPRVTFWGLNDSTSWRAEQNPTLFDKDFQAKEAFYGVVDPEKYLAEHPPEELDYKKSSAHYGTPSLDGSVDSIWSKAPELKLDTKQMAWSGATGTARVLWDDDNLYVLVQVRDDQLNNTNPNVWEQDSVEVFVDENNGKTSSFQDDDGQYRVNFENLATFNPAEIAAGFDSKVSVSGTNYTVEMKIPFKKVKPANNAKIGFDAQINDAKDGNRISVNAWNDASGQGYQDTSVFGELTLTGKPSSGGNNGGGNNSGGNNGGSSGGSNSGTTPQPQPQPQLPGSDSAIVPVVKVENGTATATISSDSLNKAIEQASTGANGKKQVTIEVPKQANAQSYVVQLPTSNLQSNNNVEFVLKTDHAALQIPSNMLSNITEQADQVSIQISKVLADRLNAEVRAKVGSRPVIDLSIKAGDRVLAWNNPAASVTVSVPYTPAGQELANAHQLVILNIDSQGKAAVVPNGRYDAKSGSVVFKTTEFSTYAVAYVTKSFADVQHVLWAKESVEAMAARDIIKGISDESFAPAASITRADFITLLVRALELKGQDTNAAAFSDVQPTAYYAEAVAIAKQLGITSGFEDNTFKPSSSISRQDMMVLTAKALKAAGKPSAGSGNLAPYSDTASISAYAVDSVTSLVGSGIVNGKGGKIAPTESLTRAEAAVILSRIWNM, encoded by the coding sequence ATGAGGAAATCATTTAAGCAGGTCGTTTCCGGGTTACTCGCAGTGGCTCTGCTTCTTCCGGGCGGCTTGACGGCTCCGACAGTCAGTGCAGCAGATCCAGTAGCTTCTAACTCACAGATCGTCTATCAGGAAACATTCCAGAATGGTCAAGGCAAGGCAACTCAATCCGGCGATGCCCAGCTGGAAGCTGCCACAGGCATGCCGTTTGAGGGCAATGATGATGGAGCAGCGCTGAAAGTCAGTAACCGATCCAATAACTGGGATGGCGTGGATCTTGCATTCACCGATCTTGGTTTGACCAATGGCAAAGAGTATTCTGTAACCGCTTCCGTTTATGTCGATACGGATATTAATCCACCTGCAGCCGGGAAAGCTGTCCTGGAGGTTGTAACCAATAAGGGCGTGTCTGGCTCAGAAGGATACACGGAAATTAGCTCTTCCGATTTTATTGCGGGCCAAGGCATTACGCTATCTGCCCCTCTCTCCGTGACGAGTGTGGACAAGACAGCTTTGCGGATTAAATCCGATGATACAGGAAAAGGTGTGCAATTCTATATCGGGGATATCACGATTACCCAAGCAGAAACCCCTAGCGAAACCGCACCAGAGATTGTGGATAAAACAGGAATCACTGCAGACTTTGAGAGCGGTCTGGATGGATTCAAAGCACGAAACGGCCGTGAAACGGTAGTCCTCTCCCAAGGCGATAATCATACACCAGACGGCAAGCAAAGCTTGCTTGTGACAACCACGACACAATATGATGCAGCCTTGGTTGATGCTACAGGCAAAATGGCGAAGAATCACGAATATGAGCTGTCTGCATGGGTGAAAATGGCACCTGGCGAGGCGCCTACAACACTTCGTATTAGTGTTCAATATGCGGACAGTGGCTTTGCGAACGTTTCACAAAATGCAACCGTTACAGATCAGGAGTGGGTACACCTAACAGGGAAGTATACACTCACGACGACTCCAAGCGTACTCAATGCGTATATTGAAACGGCAAATGACGATGGCGGGAACCGTACCTTTTTTCTGGATGATTTTGCTCTAAAATATGTGGGTCCCGTAACTGCTGCACCTCCGATTCAAGAAAGCCTTCCTGATCTGAAGGAGGTTTACAAGGATGAATTCCTGATCGGCAACATTGTTAATCCGTCGACCTTTGACGAGACCCGGCTCAAGCTGCTGACGAAGCATCACAATGTCGTCACGTTTGAGAATGATATGAAGCCGGATTATGCATACAACGCGGACAGAGAATTTGATTTCACCGCAGAAGATGCCCTTGTTCAAAGAGTACAGGATGCAGGCCTTGATCTGCACGGTCACGTGCTCGTATGGCATGCGCAGTCTCCTACATGGCTGCATACGGCAGCAAACGGCGAACCTTTGAGCCGTGAAGAAGCTCTGAAGAACCTGAGAACACATGTTAAAACGGTCGTTGAACACTTTGGTGACCAGGTTATTTCCTGGGACGTTGTCAACGAAGCCATGAACGATAACCCGGCTAATCCGCAAGACTGGAAAAATGCATTGCGTAATTCCGGCTGGTTACAGGCCATCGGCCCTGACTTTCTTGAGGAGGCATTCCTTGCAGCCAAAGAAGTCATTGACGAGAATGGCTGGGACATCAAGCTTTACTACAATGATTACAACGATGACAACCAAAATAAATCTACAGCGATCTACAGCATGGTGAAAGAGATCAATGAGAAGTACGCCGCAGATCACCCCGGCGAGAAACTGATTGATGGCATCGGCATGCAAGCCCACTACAATCTGGGCACGAGATTGGACAATGTGAAGATGTCACTCGAACGTTTCATTTCCTTGGGTGTAGAAGTTAGTGTTACCGAATTGGACATTATGGCAGGCACGAACTCTGCAATCACTGAAAAAGAAGCGAAGCAGCAGGCCTATCTGTATGCCCAATTGATGGATCTCTATAAGAAGAACAGCGAGCATATTCCGCGTGTGACCTTCTGGGGATTGAATGACAGCACGAGCTGGAGAGCCGAGCAGAATCCAACCTTGTTCGACAAGGATTTTCAAGCCAAAGAGGCCTTCTACGGGGTCGTTGATCCGGAGAAGTACCTGGCAGAACATCCACCCGAAGAGCTTGATTACAAGAAATCAAGTGCGCACTATGGGACACCATCGCTTGATGGTTCTGTAGACAGCATATGGAGCAAAGCTCCTGAATTGAAACTGGATACGAAGCAAATGGCGTGGTCCGGTGCAACAGGAACGGCAAGAGTACTGTGGGATGACGACAATCTCTATGTGCTCGTTCAAGTCAGAGACGATCAACTGAACAACACCAATCCAAATGTATGGGAGCAGGATTCTGTCGAGGTATTCGTCGATGAAAATAACGGCAAAACGTCCAGCTTCCAGGATGATGATGGACAATACCGAGTGAACTTCGAGAACCTTGCTACCTTTAATCCTGCGGAAATCGCAGCAGGTTTCGATTCCAAAGTCTCTGTTTCCGGTACCAACTACACGGTCGAGATGAAAATTCCATTCAAAAAGGTGAAGCCTGCGAATAATGCCAAGATTGGCTTTGATGCGCAGATTAATGATGCCAAAGACGGCAACAGAATCAGCGTAAACGCATGGAATGATGCATCCGGTCAAGGTTACCAGGATACGTCCGTATTTGGTGAATTGACGCTCACGGGCAAACCTTCTTCAGGAGGAAACAACGGTGGAGGCAACAACAGCGGGGGGAACAATGGTGGAAGCAGTGGCGGATCAAATTCCGGGACTACTCCGCAGCCGCAGCCTCAACCACAGCTTCCAGGCAGCGACTCGGCAATTGTGCCAGTAGTGAAAGTCGAAAATGGAACAGCCACAGCAACCATTTCAAGTGACAGCCTGAATAAAGCGATTGAACAGGCTTCTACAGGTGCAAATGGCAAGAAACAGGTTACCATCGAAGTACCGAAGCAGGCGAATGCCCAATCCTATGTGGTGCAGCTGCCAACTTCAAACCTGCAGAGCAATAATAATGTTGAGTTTGTACTTAAGACAGACCATGCAGCACTTCAAATTCCGTCCAACATGCTGTCTAATATTACGGAACAAGCGGACCAAGTCTCTATTCAGATTAGCAAAGTCTTGGCAGACCGCTTGAACGCAGAAGTTCGCGCCAAAGTGGGCAGCCGTCCGGTCATCGACCTTAGCATCAAAGCTGGGGACCGTGTGCTGGCCTGGAATAATCCAGCGGCGTCTGTAACGGTATCTGTACCGTACACACCTGCTGGCCAAGAACTTGCCAATGCACATCAATTGGTGATCCTGAATATTGACAGTCAAGGAAAGGCAGCAGTCGTACCGAACGGACGATACGATGCTAAATCCGGATCGGTTGTGTTCAAGACAACGGAATTCAGCACGTATGCCGTAGCCTACGTAACCAAGTCTTTTGCCGATGTACAGCATGTCCTGTGGGCAAAAGAATCCGTTGAAGCAATGGCTGCACGCGATATTATTAAAGGCATATCGGATGAGAGCTTCGCTCCTGCAGCTTCCATTACGCGAGCTGACTTTATCACCTTGCTGGTGAGAGCCCTTGAATTGAAGGGGCAGGACACGAACGCGGCAGCCTTCAGCGATGTACAGCCTACTGCTTACTATGCAGAGGCCGTGGCCATTGCCAAACAGCTGGGAATTACCTCTGGATTTGAAGACAACACGTTCAAACCAAGCAGCAGCATTTCCCGTCAAGACATGATGGTTCTTACAGCGAAAGCTCTAAAAGCAGCAGGTAAGCCATCTGCCGGCAGCGGGAATCTCGCTCCTTATTCCGATACCGCAAGCATTTCCGCTTACGCGGTGGATAGTGTAACTTCCCTCGTAGGAAGCGGAATCGTCAACGGAAAAGGTGGCAAAATTGCACCAACTGAATCATTGACCCGCGCTGAAGCAGCGGTGATTCTGTCCCGGATCTGGAACATGTAA
- a CDS encoding leucine-rich repeat domain-containing protein: protein MAFIPLNCPNCNGRIEYKEGEILKCPYCETELLLKQNHVYYVDQTINHYHGTLPKTAPTLNVSVRLLLILMLLLTGAIGTYFYYSVSSTHPQAEANLPVRKMPESEVLLSFLRDIFDKGSALPTEEELARIRYLTVEHSENDQWKFTYSLSDPFSDEKAEKITYVTQDKKLNTQEIDQRDFEAFTGLSALDLRGTYEIAQSNQTTFAHMSGLKSYGGAFNESFSTFSGYFGDKSKITELSTQLRSNQELALLLEFPNLNSLSITYVDESVTDFSLLNKLPLKSLSLTYINELGWLSSMTGLTSLSIDYSEATDLQPLYALTQLQELRLSYLTNVKSIDFVQNMPALQTLDIENVNFSSLEHLTGKASITKLRLASLSQLSSVKPINSLSSLRELTLSGYYENAEVLTLPKVERVEIPSSFLPGLKAPDATSLTLRDGSGELNLAALGKFPKLKQLSLSEVSEVTRLGALDGLSSLEALNIYDSSLYKESDALFRLKQVKSLMCSECRLNFEQKAAAENSVLEHLTLEQPYFSINNTSVTEVDRMMPYFAKLSALRSFTLQDSNLASLEFMSNWQAMEELHLENNAISNIETLSQLPNLQRVYLSGNSVQNKSVLGTDVHVY, encoded by the coding sequence GTGGCTTTTATCCCGTTAAACTGTCCCAATTGCAACGGAAGAATTGAATACAAAGAGGGTGAGATATTAAAGTGTCCCTATTGTGAAACAGAGCTTTTATTAAAGCAAAATCATGTCTATTACGTGGACCAGACCATTAATCACTACCACGGAACGCTCCCAAAAACAGCACCGACGCTGAACGTCTCTGTAAGGCTGCTGCTGATATTGATGCTGCTCCTGACCGGGGCCATCGGCACTTATTTTTATTACAGCGTCAGCTCCACTCATCCCCAAGCAGAAGCCAATCTGCCTGTGCGGAAGATGCCTGAAAGCGAGGTTCTGCTCTCCTTTTTGCGAGATATCTTCGATAAAGGGTCTGCCCTGCCGACAGAGGAGGAATTGGCTCGCATTCGCTATTTAACCGTAGAGCATTCGGAGAATGATCAGTGGAAGTTTACATATAGCCTCTCCGATCCCTTCAGCGATGAAAAGGCCGAGAAGATCACGTATGTTACTCAGGACAAGAAACTGAATACTCAGGAGATCGACCAACGAGATTTTGAAGCCTTTACGGGACTGTCAGCGTTGGACTTGAGGGGAACATACGAAATTGCCCAGTCGAACCAAACCACGTTTGCTCATATGTCGGGATTAAAAAGCTATGGAGGCGCTTTTAACGAATCCTTTAGTACATTTTCGGGCTACTTTGGCGACAAGTCTAAAATTACGGAGCTTTCCACTCAGCTTCGCAGTAATCAGGAATTGGCCTTACTGCTGGAATTCCCTAATCTGAACTCGTTATCCATTACCTATGTGGATGAATCGGTAACGGATTTTTCTTTGTTGAACAAACTGCCGCTCAAGTCCCTGTCGCTCACCTATATCAATGAACTGGGATGGTTGTCGTCCATGACCGGGCTGACTTCCCTATCCATTGATTACAGTGAAGCCACAGACCTGCAGCCGCTGTACGCCTTAACTCAGCTTCAAGAGCTCCGGCTTTCTTATTTAACCAACGTAAAATCCATCGACTTTGTGCAAAATATGCCTGCTTTACAAACGTTAGATATTGAAAATGTAAACTTCTCCAGTCTGGAGCATCTGACCGGCAAGGCTTCCATCACGAAATTACGTCTGGCTTCTCTAAGTCAACTTAGTTCAGTAAAGCCCATCAATAGCCTATCCTCTTTGAGGGAATTAACGTTGTCCGGCTACTACGAGAATGCAGAAGTCCTGACACTGCCTAAAGTAGAGCGAGTGGAAATTCCGAGCTCCTTTCTCCCCGGACTGAAAGCGCCTGACGCAACCAGCCTGACGCTCCGTGACGGAAGTGGAGAGTTGAATTTGGCGGCGCTGGGGAAATTTCCGAAACTTAAGCAACTCTCCCTCTCGGAGGTCAGTGAAGTAACCCGTCTTGGCGCCCTGGACGGCTTGTCCAGCCTAGAGGCCCTAAACATTTACGACTCGTCACTATATAAGGAGAGCGATGCTTTATTTCGTTTGAAGCAGGTCAAATCTCTGATGTGCTCCGAGTGCAGGCTGAACTTTGAACAAAAGGCGGCCGCGGAGAACAGCGTGCTTGAACATTTGACCTTAGAGCAGCCGTATTTCAGCATAAACAATACCTCTGTTACTGAAGTTGACCGCATGATGCCTTACTTTGCCAAACTGTCCGCTCTGCGTTCCTTCACTCTGCAAGACAGCAATTTGGCTTCTCTCGAATTTATGAGTAACTGGCAGGCCATGGAAGAGCTTCATCTCGAGAACAATGCCATTTCCAATATCGAGACCCTAAGCCAGCTGCCTAATCTGCAAAGGGTATATCTATCCGGTAATTCCGTACAAAACAAATCCGTGCTTGGTACTGATGTGCACGTATATTAA
- the rlmD gene encoding 23S rRNA (uracil(1939)-C(5))-methyltransferase RlmD, with amino-acid sequence MSNTNRSGRGKNRRNSAASQGQGSATASRQPGKSSRPSSRQQGKEVRSQGASLSAVRPKGRGRESAPIEGLPVSKNEETVIDIIGMNHDGEGVGRANGYTLFVQGALPGETVRVRVMKTKKQYGYAKLLEIVKASPDRVSAPCPIYDQCGGCQIQHMSYAGQLAWKRQLVVDNLQRIGKLNVMVEDAGAQGDEANQKKRSEEDADQAVEPAISEEQGNGSNRIRLRLEGVMNEEAAEHAIRVLPTMGMDEPWRYRNKAQVPIGVTEGGLVGGFYAKGSHRIIDMETCLIQHEHNDEVVAKVKEIGSHLGISAYNEETGRGLLRHVVVKKAFRTGEMMLVLVTNGRDIPHKDEWIGSIREAIPHVASICQNVNKKQTNVIFGDETRVLWGRDVIYDYIGDVQFAISPRSFYQVNPVQTEVLYGKTVEYAGLSGKETVIDAYCGIGTISLFLAQHADQVYGVEIVPEAIEDARSNALLNEMRNVKFEVGASEDVIPRWKEQGIEADVIVVDPPRKGCDPRLLDTILEMKPERVVYVSCNPSTLARDLRVLEDGGYRTVEVTPVDMFPHTVHVESVAMLVRS; translated from the coding sequence TTGTCTAATACGAACCGCAGCGGTCGTGGAAAAAACCGCCGGAATTCGGCTGCCTCTCAGGGGCAAGGGAGCGCTACGGCATCCCGTCAGCCAGGTAAATCATCTCGTCCATCATCACGTCAGCAAGGGAAAGAGGTGCGGTCACAAGGCGCATCTCTTTCTGCCGTTCGTCCGAAGGGACGGGGACGTGAATCCGCGCCGATCGAAGGACTTCCAGTCAGCAAAAACGAAGAGACCGTCATCGACATCATTGGTATGAACCATGACGGTGAGGGTGTAGGCCGTGCGAATGGATACACGCTTTTCGTGCAAGGCGCGCTCCCGGGTGAAACCGTCCGCGTACGCGTGATGAAGACCAAGAAGCAGTACGGCTACGCCAAGCTGCTGGAGATCGTGAAGGCGAGCCCGGATCGCGTATCCGCGCCCTGCCCGATCTATGATCAGTGCGGTGGCTGCCAGATCCAGCATATGAGCTACGCTGGACAGCTTGCGTGGAAGCGCCAGCTGGTGGTGGATAATTTGCAGCGGATCGGGAAGCTGAACGTGATGGTGGAGGATGCAGGCGCTCAGGGTGATGAAGCGAACCAGAAGAAACGTTCTGAAGAGGATGCAGACCAGGCAGTTGAGCCAGCTATTTCCGAAGAACAAGGGAACGGTAGCAATCGTATTCGTCTTCGGCTGGAAGGTGTCATGAACGAAGAAGCTGCTGAGCACGCTATCCGTGTGCTGCCTACCATGGGTATGGACGAGCCGTGGCGTTACCGCAACAAGGCACAGGTGCCTATTGGCGTGACCGAAGGCGGCTTGGTGGGTGGATTTTATGCCAAAGGAAGCCATCGGATCATCGATATGGAGACCTGTCTCATTCAGCATGAGCACAACGACGAAGTGGTAGCGAAGGTGAAGGAGATCGGCAGTCATCTGGGAATCAGTGCATACAACGAAGAGACAGGCCGTGGGCTGCTGCGTCATGTTGTTGTGAAGAAGGCTTTTCGCACAGGTGAGATGATGCTTGTTCTGGTAACCAATGGCCGGGATATCCCGCATAAGGATGAATGGATTGGCAGTATTCGTGAAGCGATCCCGCATGTGGCGAGCATCTGCCAGAACGTGAACAAGAAACAGACCAACGTCATCTTCGGCGATGAAACCCGCGTCCTGTGGGGCCGTGATGTAATCTACGATTATATCGGAGATGTGCAGTTTGCGATCTCTCCACGTTCGTTCTATCAGGTGAATCCGGTGCAAACGGAAGTGCTGTATGGGAAGACGGTAGAATACGCCGGCCTGAGCGGCAAAGAGACGGTCATTGATGCCTACTGCGGCATCGGTACGATCTCTCTTTTCCTCGCTCAGCATGCGGATCAGGTGTATGGGGTAGAGATCGTGCCCGAAGCGATCGAGGACGCTCGAAGCAATGCACTGCTGAACGAGATGAGGAACGTGAAGTTCGAAGTTGGTGCCTCCGAAGACGTCATCCCGCGCTGGAAAGAGCAAGGCATCGAAGCAGACGTCATCGTTGTCGATCCGCCGCGTAAGGGCTGCGACCCACGTTTGCTCGATACCATCCTGGAGATGAAGCCGGAGCGCGTGGTGTACGTAAGCTGTAATCCAAGCACCTTGGCACGTGATCTGCGCGTACTGGAGGATGGCGGTTACCGGACGGTTGAGGTAACGCCAGTGGACATGTTCCCGCATACGGTTCATGTGGAGTCGGTGGCGATGTTGGTTAGAAGCTAA